A stretch of Rhodoferax potami DNA encodes these proteins:
- the flgA gene encoding flagellar basal body P-ring formation chaperone FlgA — translation MPAIRTSLQPAHALWIALVACAAPVFAQEQVAQGVQALAQQWAVEAVQKSQRAEPTPLRMDVTVGALDARVRLAACGNMEAYVPPGARLWGRSRVGVRCVDGISRWNVTLPVTVRALGEAWVVKTQLAAGTAVTESDVTRGEVDWAEEQGAILTDRAAWMGQTASRALTTGQALRQGMLRPAQVFQAGATVKIVAQGPGFQISSEAQALSAGVVGQQARVKMDNGRVTSGTVLDVRTVKIDL, via the coding sequence AGCGTTGGTTGCTTGCGCGGCTCCTGTATTCGCTCAAGAGCAGGTGGCACAGGGAGTGCAGGCCCTTGCGCAGCAATGGGCGGTTGAGGCGGTGCAGAAAAGTCAACGCGCTGAGCCGACGCCTTTGCGGATGGACGTCACCGTAGGTGCGCTCGATGCGCGTGTGCGCTTGGCGGCATGCGGCAACATGGAAGCGTATGTGCCACCGGGTGCGCGACTCTGGGGGCGCAGTCGCGTCGGGGTGCGTTGTGTGGACGGCATCAGCCGTTGGAACGTCACGCTGCCGGTCACTGTGCGGGCACTCGGTGAAGCGTGGGTCGTGAAAACACAGCTCGCGGCGGGCACGGCAGTCACGGAGAGTGATGTCACACGCGGCGAGGTTGATTGGGCGGAAGAGCAGGGCGCGATCCTCACGGACCGGGCTGCCTGGATGGGGCAGACAGCGTCCCGCGCGTTGACGACCGGACAAGCGCTGCGCCAAGGCATGTTGCGGCCGGCCCAAGTTTTTCAGGCGGGGGCTACCGTCAAAATTGTGGCGCAGGGCCCCGGCTTTCAGATTTCCAGTGAGGCCCAGGCGCTTTCCGCTGGGGTGGTGGGGCAGCAGGCCCGCGTCAAAATGGACAACGGTCGGGTGACATCGGGGACTGTGCTGGATGTGCGTACAGTCAAAATAGACCTTTAG
- the flgM gene encoding flagellar biosynthesis anti-sigma factor FlgM has product MKIGQPSELPASVSTTVSGAAQKAAQSSNAAANANTNATQSTRSAGVAVTVSTAARALEKPERSEASDVDLAKVESVRASIQNGTFSVNAEAIADKLLSNAQEMLNRTTR; this is encoded by the coding sequence ATGAAAATTGGTCAACCCTCAGAATTACCCGCTTCCGTATCCACTACGGTGTCCGGTGCTGCCCAAAAGGCTGCGCAGAGCAGCAATGCGGCGGCCAATGCGAACACCAACGCCACTCAGAGCACCCGGTCCGCCGGCGTGGCTGTGACGGTGTCGACCGCGGCGCGCGCTTTGGAGAAGCCCGAGCGCAGCGAAGCCTCGGACGTCGATCTGGCCAAAGTGGAGTCGGTGCGGGCGTCTATCCAAAACGGCACGTTTTCCGTGAATGCGGAAGCGATTGCCGACAAGCTGTTATCCAACGCG